TCCACGGGAAGTTCCTGAACCAACAACAGCTACAACTTTAATTGGTATTGGTGTTGTTGCAGCAAGTTTGAGAATCAGAAAACATTACACTCAAAAGTTAAAAGTCCCTACAATTTGAAGATTTGTGTTTCAACTCATATCCCGCCTAGAAGTTAAATTTCCAGGTGGGATAATCAATGGACAGTTAACAATTGACAATTGACAATTATTTATTACTCAATAGAAATGATTATTAATTGTGATTGTGGCTAATTATTTTGTTCATCCAAATTTACTTCGGTGGTAACTCTAAAGGCAGGGTTCCTAATAAACCTTTGCGATAATCTGTTAACAATTGCCTAGCAGTTCTTTCTACATCACCCTTGAAACGATGTTCTGCTAAGGCGTGTAAATAACCTACTCCTGTGTGGGGTATAGGGTCAAGTTCATAACGTGAGTATAGAGGCGATTTTGGTAGTAACTCACCAGCTTGTTCTTCAAGAGAAGTGAGTAAATCTACCATTGCTGCTGCTACTAGCTGGTTGTCGTAAGCTGCTTGACCAATATCATCACAAATGGCTAGTTTGACGGCTGCTTCTTGATTGCCTAACCTACCAGGAATTACACCGGGAGCATCTAATAGTTCCAACTGGTCAGAAATTCTTACCCAACGTAGCTGACGTGTCACCCCAGGACGGGCAGCACTTTCTACGACTCGCTTATTTAACAAGCGATTAATCAAAGCTGATTTGCCAACGTTAGGAAAGCCAATCACCACAGCACGCACCGGACGAGGTAACATTCCCCGATCGCGTCTTCTTTGATTTAATTCTACACCAGCAGCTTGCGCAGCTTTTGCCACCGCCACTACACCTTGACCATGTTGTGCATTGGTAAAGAGGGGTGTTTCGTCACGGTTTTGAAAATAATTTACCCACTGCGATCGCACTGGTGCAGGTATCATATCCAAGCGATTGATTACCAAAATTCGCGTCTTACTTCCCACCCACTCATCTATTTGTGGATGATGAGTAGCCAAAGGAATCCGTGCGTCCCTAACCTCAAATACCACATCTACCCGCGATAGCTGTTCCTTGAGATTCTTTTCCGCCTTGGCAATATGCCCCGGATACCATTGAATTAAGTTTAATTTGTAGTTATCAGTTAAGCCCATAGTTGTTAGTTGACAGTTGACAGTTGACAGTTAACAGTTGTTACTCTTCTCCTGGCTCCTGCTTCTTGCCTTCGTAATTATTATCTGTACTAGCTTGATGTAAAATCAGACGGTTGCCGTCTGGGTCGTAGGCATAAATTTCTCTACCGTGGGAGGCGATCGCAATTTCTCCTGGTGGGGGATAACCTAAATTCGTAATATGTGCGATCGCACTTTCTAAGTTACTTACCTCTAAACATAAACTTACCTTACTTTTAGCCGCATTTTGAAATTCATATTCGTGAGTTTGTTTAGGTTTAAAAATTCCTAACCGCATCCCAGCAAGATTAAACTCAGCATACACATTCGGGATATTATTTATTGGCTGTTGTCCTAAAATGTTAGTATAAAAATTTACCAATTTATCAATATTGACTGTTGCCAGAGTTATCAATGCGGTTGTGTAGTTAATAGTCATTAGTCATTAGTCATTAGTCCACAGTCAATAGTTATTCTCCCACCCTGCGGGAAGCAAGCTACATCTCCCTCATCTTCCCCCACTCCCCACTCCCTTCCTAAAGCAAAAGGAGTATCTAGCGTGCTAAACACTCCTTCTTGTTGTTACTCAAATAATTGACTTATTCC
Above is a genomic segment from Nostoc sp. MS1 containing:
- the ylqF gene encoding ribosome biogenesis GTPase YlqF, translated to MGLTDNYKLNLIQWYPGHIAKAEKNLKEQLSRVDVVFEVRDARIPLATHHPQIDEWVGSKTRILVINRLDMIPAPVRSQWVNYFQNRDETPLFTNAQHGQGVVAVAKAAQAAGVELNQRRRDRGMLPRPVRAVVIGFPNVGKSALINRLLNKRVVESAARPGVTRQLRWVRISDQLELLDAPGVIPGRLGNQEAAVKLAICDDIGQAAYDNQLVAAAMVDLLTSLEEQAGELLPKSPLYSRYELDPIPHTGVGYLHALAEHRFKGDVERTARQLLTDYRKGLLGTLPLELPPK
- a CDS encoding VOC family protein; this translates as MTINYTTALITLATVNIDKLVNFYTNILGQQPINNIPNVYAEFNLAGMRLGIFKPKQTHEYEFQNAAKSKVSLCLEVSNLESAIAHITNLGYPPPGEIAIASHGREIYAYDPDGNRLILHQASTDNNYEGKKQEPGEE